In Molothrus ater isolate BHLD 08-10-18 breed brown headed cowbird chromosome 23, BPBGC_Mater_1.1, whole genome shotgun sequence, a single genomic region encodes these proteins:
- the LOC118694984 gene encoding ATPase family AAA domain-containing protein 3: protein MQEQTLQLEQQTKLKEYEAAIEQLKNEQIRVQAEERRKTLNEETKQHQARAQYQDKLARQRYDEQMRQQQLANEENLRKQEESVQKQEAMRRATVEREMELRHKNEMLRVEAEARARAKAERENADIIREQIRLKAAEHRQTVLESLRTAGMLFGEGFRAFVTDWDKVTATVAGLTLLAVGVYSAKNATAVAGRYIEARLGKPSLVRETSRITVLEALKHPIKVGKRLTSKAQDALEGVVLSPQLEARVRDIAIATRNTKRNKSLYRNILMYGPPGTGKTLFAKKLAVHSGMDYAIMTGGDVAPMGREGVTAMHKLFDWANTSRRGLLLFVDEADAFLRKRATEKISEDLRATLNAFLHRTGQHSNKFMLVLASNQPEQFDWAINDRIDEMVNFELPQLEERERLVRMYFDQHVLKPATEGKQRLKLAQFDYGKKCSEIARLTEGMSGREISQLAVAWQAAAYASEDGVLTEAMMDARAADAVRQHRQKMEWLKTEGAEANKETARNPLLPFPKGTPV, encoded by the exons ATGCAGGAGCAgaccctgcagctggagcagcaaacCAAACTCAAG GAGTACGAGGCTGCCATAGAACAGCTGAAGAATGAACAGATCCGggtgcaggcagaggagagaaggaaaacactcAATGAAGAAACCAAACAGCATCAAGCA agAGCCCAGTACCAGGACAAGCTGGCACGGCAGCGCTACGATGAGCAGATGAGGCAGCAG caaCTTGCTAATGAGGAGAATCTGAGGAAACAGGAGGAATCTGTGCAGAAGCAGGAGGCCATGAGGCGAG cTACCGTGGAGAGGGAGATGGAGCTGCGGCACAAGAACGAGATGCTGCGGGTGGAGGCGGAGGCGCGGGCGCGCGCCAAGGCCGAGCGCGAGAACGCCGACATCATCCGCGAGCAGATCCGCCTCAAGGCCGCCGAGCACCGCCAGACCGTGCTCGAGTCCCTCAG GACAGCTGGGATGCTCTTTGGGGAAGGATTCCGTGCTTTTGTGACAGACTGGGATAAAGTCACAGCCACG GTGGCAGGCCTGaccctgctggcagtgggggTTTATTCTGCCAAAAATGCCACGGCTGTAGCGGGGCGTTACATCGAGGCAAGGCTGGGCAAACCCTCCCTGGTGAGGGAAACCTCCAGGATCACAGTGCTGGAGGCTCTGAAACATCCCATCAAG GTCGGTAAACGTCTCACCAGCAAGGCTCAGGATGCCCTTGAAGGAGTTGTTCTCAGT ccccagctggaagCACGTGTGAGAGACATTGCCATAGCaacaagaaacacaaaaaggaacaaaagcCTCTACAGGAATATTCTGATGTACGGTCCCCCTGGCACTGGAAAAACTCTTTTTGCCAAG AAATTAGCTGTGCACTCAGGCATGGATTATGCCATCATGACAGGAGGGGACGTGGcccccatgggcagggaaggggtcaCAGCCATGCACAAACTCTTTGACTGGGCCAACACCAGTAGGAGAGG CCTCCTGCTCTTCGTGGATGAGGCAGATGCATTCCTGAGGAAAAGGGCCACA GAGAAAATCAGTGAAGATCTCAGAGCAActttaaatgcatttctgcacagaacagggcagcacagcaacAA GTTTATGCTTGTTTTAGCAAGCAACCAGCCAGAGCAGTTTGACTGGGCCATCAATGACAGGATAGATGAGATGGTGAACTttgagctgccccagctggagGAGCGCGAGCGGCTCGTCAGGATGTATTTCGACCAGCACGTCCTGAAGCCAGCCACAGAGGGCAAACA GAGGCTGAAGCTGGCCCAGTTTGATTATGGCAAGAAGTGCTCAGAGATTGCCAGGCTGACCGAGGGCATGTCCGGCCGGGAGATCTCCCAGCTCGCTGTGGCGTGGCAG GCTGCAGCCTACGCCTCGGAGGACGGCGTGCTGACCGAGGCCATGATGGACGCGCGCGCGGCCGACGCCGTCAGGCAGCACCGGCAGAAGATGGAGTGGCTGAAAACAGAAGGTGCAGAAGCAAACAAAGAGACTGCCAGGAACcccctgctgcctttccccaaAGGGACACCAGTGTGA